The following coding sequences are from one Triticum aestivum cultivar Chinese Spring chromosome 5A, IWGSC CS RefSeq v2.1, whole genome shotgun sequence window:
- the LOC123107152 gene encoding ethylene-responsive transcription factor ERF109 yields the protein MATANQDCAATLHDHRGGTAATGLHGRTISSEQEHGIIVAALRHVVSGYTTAPPEVVVAVACGRCGIDGCLGCDFFGAAEPEAAAAAVPAGGVQRKRRRKKNVYRGVRQRPWGKWAAEIRDPRRAVRKWLGTFDTAEEAARAYDLAALEFRGPRARLNFPCSDGPLREHGSGNGGDGDAGAAPQNETLATPSPCSTDAGQRTPGEWQLGAGGAGDQLWKGLQDLMTIDGEDPWFAPFSSPA from the coding sequence ATGGCCACTGCGAACCAGGACTGCGCCGCGACGCTCCACGACCATCGCGGAGGCACGGCAGCGACGGGGCTCCACGGCCGGACGATCTCCTCCGAGCAGGAGCACGGCATCATCGTGGCCGCGCTGCGGCACGTCGTCTCCGGGTACACCACGGCGCCGCCGGAGGTCGTCGTGGCCGTGGCGTGCGGGCGGTGCGGCATCGACGGCTGCCTCGGGTGCGACTTCTTCGGGGCCGCcgagccggaggcggcggcggcggccgtgcccGCGGGAGGGGTGCAGAGGAAGCGGCGGAGGAAGAAGAACGTCTACCGCGGCGTGCGGCAGCGGCCGTGGGGCAAGTGGGCGGCGGAGATCCGCGACCCGCGCCGCGCGGTGCGCAAGTGGCTCGGGACCTTCGacaccgccgaggaggccgcgcgggCGTACGACCTCGCCGCGCTCGAGTTCCGCGGCCCGCGCGCCAGGCTCAACTTCCCGTGCTCCGACGGGCCCCTGCGTGAGCACGGGAGCGGCAATGGCGGCGATGGTGACGCTGGCGCGGCGCCGCAGAACGAGACTCTGGCCACGCCGTCGCCGTGCAGCACGGACGCCGGCCAGAGGACGCCGGGAGAGTGGCAGCTGGGTGCGGGCGGAGCCGGCGACCAGCTGTGGAAAGGCCTGCAGGATCTCATGACGATAGATGGAGAGGACCCGTGGTTCGCGCCATTTTCGAGTCCAGCATAG